In the Longimicrobium sp. genome, one interval contains:
- a CDS encoding CPBP family glutamic-type intramembrane protease, with protein sequence MRDYFRITRKHSYSLLFVLPLLLLYEVGAWSIAGPTSGMRNGADVLLRAAFSAGGVQGTAAFAAVILVVGAALIALERRRERVPLRAPVFAGMLAESAGYALLFGVVVGTLTQWMLGGVRMAADGGIDTLPLRDQIVLSLGAGLYEELLFRVLLVGGLALLFAGIGMRKKNAGIAAALLAAFLFSAFHYIGPYAYPLELQSFVFRFVAGLAFSALFLLRGFGIAAWTHALYDVFLVVLRDG encoded by the coding sequence ATGCGCGACTACTTTCGGATCACCCGCAAGCACAGCTACTCGCTGCTCTTCGTACTCCCCCTCCTGCTGCTGTACGAGGTGGGGGCGTGGAGCATCGCCGGGCCCACCTCGGGGATGAGGAACGGGGCCGACGTCCTGCTGCGCGCCGCCTTCTCCGCGGGCGGGGTGCAGGGGACGGCGGCTTTCGCGGCCGTCATCCTGGTGGTGGGCGCCGCCCTCATCGCGCTGGAGCGGCGGAGGGAGCGGGTGCCGCTGCGCGCGCCCGTCTTCGCGGGGATGCTGGCGGAGAGCGCGGGGTACGCCCTCCTCTTCGGCGTGGTGGTGGGTACGCTGACGCAGTGGATGCTGGGCGGCGTGCGCATGGCTGCCGACGGCGGGATAGACACGCTCCCGCTGCGCGACCAGATCGTCCTCTCGCTGGGCGCGGGGCTGTACGAGGAGCTTCTCTTCCGCGTGCTGCTGGTGGGCGGGCTGGCGCTGCTGTTCGCCGGCATCGGGATGAGGAAAAAGAACGCGGGGATCGCGGCGGCGCTGCTGGCGGCCTTCCTCTTCTCCGCCTTCCACTACATCGGCCCGTACGCCTACCCGCTGGAGCTGCAGAGCTTCGTCTTCCGCTTCGTGGCGGGGCTGGCGTTCAGCGCGCTCTTTTTGCTGCGCGGCTTCGGCATCGCGGCATGGACACACGCGCTGTACGACGTGTTCCTGGTGGTGCTGCGGGACGGGTGA
- a CDS encoding BON domain-containing protein yields the protein MSRPNKMWMGMALVPLVAGCSLFGGGDPGPTPQDVARLAAEDVRIRREVEARLAAEPSVGPGRVRVTVTGGEVQLHGSVAGYGALRCAVSNAELTTGVVLVIDFLVLQPGASTARCLAPRVFAAPA from the coding sequence GTGAGCCGACCGAACAAGATGTGGATGGGGATGGCACTGGTGCCGCTGGTGGCGGGGTGCAGCCTCTTCGGCGGCGGCGATCCGGGGCCGACGCCGCAGGACGTCGCCCGCCTGGCCGCCGAGGACGTGCGCATCCGCCGCGAGGTGGAGGCCCGCCTGGCCGCCGAGCCCTCGGTGGGCCCCGGCCGAGTGCGCGTGACGGTGACGGGCGGCGAGGTGCAGCTGCACGGCTCGGTGGCCGGCTACGGCGCCCTCCGCTGCGCCGTCTCCAACGCCGAGCTCACCACGGGCGTGGTGCTGGTGATCGACTTCCTCGTCCTCCAGCCGGGGGCCTCCACCGCCCGCTGCCTCGCCCCGCGCGTCTTTGCCGCGCCGGCCTAG